The genomic segment CCGCCTCCGTATCCAGTCCCGAGGCCCTGGTATGATGGATGGAATCGGTTCTTGTGATCCGGAAAAAAATGCCCTTAGATCCCTTCGCCGCCTGAAACAGGCGGGGGTGCAGATAGGCCAGCTCCTTTAAGACAGGAAGGCGAAAATGGTAGTGGTGAAACTGGTGCGGATAGTTGGCCGGGGAGAGCAGATACGTGGATCTTTTGAGCAGGGGTAACAGCCTGGGATTGTTATCGGTATCGTCAAAAGTTATGCAGGGGATGCCGAGTAAACGGGAGACGAGAACCAGGTAGGGCGATGAGAGACTGATGGCCATGCCCGGCCGGAACCTGAGCAGGGCCATCAACAGAATCACCAGGATCCACAGGGCATAGAGGTATTTCCCCAACAGAGTGTGCTTTCCCCGGCCCCTGCTGGTATAGGCGATTCCGGCATCTTCCAGTAAGAGATGAAGGCACTCCTTATCCCTGGCCATGACCCGGAAGGCATGGCCCTGATCCTGCAGGTGGCCGATCAGGTGCTTGAAGAAGTGAAAATCGGCCGGGTGGTTCAGATCAAAGAAGATCCTTTTCTGAGTGTGGCGCTTTTTCATACCTGGCATTGTTGAGAACAAACTTATCGATTCTTTTTATCTTTACAGGAATGAAAAAGAACTATTCCACAGCCATCCGGGCTGCCCTGGAGGCAGGCAGGGCCATTATGGAGGTTTACGGGGAGGAAGATTTTGAAGTAGCGTTCAAAGAAGACCAGTCGCCACTGACCCGGGCCGACCAGCAGGCCCACTCCATCATCATGGAACTGCTGGCACCAACTCAGATCCCCGTACTAAGCGAAGAGGGAGCTCAGATTCCCTATTCGGAGCGCAGCTCCTGGAAACGTTTCTGGCTGGTGGATCCGCTGGATGGCACCAAAGAATTTATAAAGCGCAATGATGAGTTCACCGTGAACATTGCCCTGGTGGTGGAGGGGAAGGCCAGTTTCGGGGTGGTTTTCGCTCCCGCCATCGGGGAGCTCTATACAGGCATTCCGGGCAGGGGGGCCTACCGTTGCCGGAACGAGAAGAACTTTAACCAGCCCCTCGATTACCTGTTGCAGTTTGCCAGTACGCTTCCGCTGGAAGAACCCGAAAAGAAACTGTTCCGGGTAGTGGCCAGCCGTTCCCACTTTAACGAAGAAACCAGGAACTATGTGGAAGCGATCGATACCGGGGGAAAAGAGATCAGCCTGGTGAACAGGGGTAGTTCCCTGAAGCTTTGTATGGTGGCTACCGGTGAAGCTGAGCTCTATCCCCGGCTGGGTCCCACCATGGAGTGGGATACCGCTGCCGCACATGCCGTGGTAAAGGCCGCGGGAAAAAATGTCTGTCGCTTCGACAACGGAGAGGAACTGGAGTACAACAAGCAGAACCTTCTGAACCCATATTTCGTAGTAAAATAGTGTATTCCGGTGCAACCATGTTTCCGGAACAGCGGTCAACTAAAGTGAAACCATCCATGAATGGTGAGAAGGAAATACTTGCTGGATGTAGAAAGGGGAAGCAGTCTGCTCAATGGGACCTGTATGAGCGCTATTCCCGCCTGCTTCTGGCCGTATGTAACCGCTATGCCAAAAGCATGGATGAGGCGGAGGATATTCTGCAGGAGGGTTTTGTAAAGATCTTTCTGAATATCAAGGAGTTTAAGGGAGATGGGCCGTTGTTGGCGTGGATGCGCCGGATCATGATCAATACCGCCATCACCCATTATCATAAGATGCGAAAACACCGCTACCACGATGACCTGGCGGAAGTGAGTGAGTCGAGGTTCGAGAACAAAGACTGGGGCGAAGCGGAGTTTACCGAAGAGGAACTGTTCAGCGTCATTCAGCAGATGCCGGACGGGTACAGGCAGGTGTTTAACCTCTATGCCCTTGAGGGATACAAGCACAGGGAGATCGCTGAGATAATGAACATTGATGAAAATACCAGTAAGTCACAGTACAGCAGGGGCCGAAGGTGGTTGCAGGAAAGATTGTTAAGACTGAAAGAAGAGCGAAGAAAAAAAGATGAGTAAGAAACTCCGGATAGAAGATCTGCTGCAAAGCAGCCTG from the Bacteroidales bacterium genome contains:
- a CDS encoding DUF354 domain-containing protein yields the protein MKKRHTQKRIFFDLNHPADFHFFKHLIGHLQDQGHAFRVMARDKECLHLLLEDAGIAYTSRGRGKHTLLGKYLYALWILVILLMALLRFRPGMAISLSSPYLVLVSRLLGIPCITFDDTDNNPRLLPLLKRSTYLLSPANYPHQFHHYHFRLPVLKELAYLHPRLFQAAKGSKGIFFRITRTDSIHHTRASGLDTEAVFQKMQELSRDHRVLLSSETNLPPPENKSIRVADPVRIHRELSGCKAFWGNSATMAAEAAVLGIPAVFVSAEKFAYITELEAYGLLFYFHPDELESSFSQLDLVLAGDLPSGRFREGRKRLLSEKLDMTAFMSWFVEYLPESARILERDPEHVSGFMDSPPGDSGSGEVRPASLHG
- the cysQ gene encoding 3'(2'),5'-bisphosphate nucleotidase CysQ, which encodes MKKNYSTAIRAALEAGRAIMEVYGEEDFEVAFKEDQSPLTRADQQAHSIIMELLAPTQIPVLSEEGAQIPYSERSSWKRFWLVDPLDGTKEFIKRNDEFTVNIALVVEGKASFGVVFAPAIGELYTGIPGRGAYRCRNEKNFNQPLDYLLQFASTLPLEEPEKKLFRVVASRSHFNEETRNYVEAIDTGGKEISLVNRGSSLKLCMVATGEAELYPRLGPTMEWDTAAAHAVVKAAGKNVCRFDNGEELEYNKQNLLNPYFVVK
- a CDS encoding sigma-70 family RNA polymerase sigma factor, which produces MNGEKEILAGCRKGKQSAQWDLYERYSRLLLAVCNRYAKSMDEAEDILQEGFVKIFLNIKEFKGDGPLLAWMRRIMINTAITHYHKMRKHRYHDDLAEVSESRFENKDWGEAEFTEEELFSVIQQMPDGYRQVFNLYALEGYKHREIAEIMNIDENTSKSQYSRGRRWLQERLLRLKEERRKKDE